Proteins from a genomic interval of Lelliottia amnigena:
- the mukE gene encoding condesin subunit E → MSLTNIEQMMPVKLAQALANPLFPALDSQLRAGRHIGLDELDNHAFLMDFQEYLEEFYARYNVELIRAPEGFFYLRPRSTTLIPRSVLSELDMMVGKILCYLYLSPERLANEGIFTQQELYDELLTLAEEGKLLKLVNNRSTGSDLDRQKLQEKVRSSLSRLRRLGMVWFMGHDSSKFRITEAVFRFGADVRAGDDPREAQLRMIRDGEAMPVENHLQLNDEPEETQTESGEEE, encoded by the coding sequence ATGTCATTGACAAATATTGAACAAATGATGCCAGTTAAGCTGGCCCAGGCGCTGGCGAATCCGTTATTTCCGGCGCTGGATAGCCAATTGCGTGCCGGTCGCCACATTGGCCTTGATGAACTGGATAATCACGCGTTTCTGATGGATTTCCAGGAGTATCTGGAAGAGTTTTACGCCCGCTATAACGTGGAGCTGATCCGCGCCCCGGAAGGATTCTTCTATCTGCGTCCGCGCTCGACGACGCTGATCCCACGTTCGGTTCTTTCTGAATTGGACATGATGGTGGGCAAAATTCTTTGCTATCTCTATCTCAGCCCTGAGCGTCTGGCCAATGAGGGGATTTTCACTCAGCAAGAGCTGTACGATGAGCTGCTGACCCTCGCCGAAGAGGGCAAGCTGCTGAAGCTGGTGAACAATCGTTCCACCGGTTCAGATCTTGATCGTCAGAAATTACAGGAAAAAGTGCGCTCTTCTCTGAGCCGTCTGCGCCGTCTCGGCATGGTGTGGTTTATGGGTCATGACAGCAGCAAATTCCGTATCACAGAAGCGGTTTTCCGCTTTGGTGCTGATGTGCGTGCGGGCGACGATCCGCGTGAAGCGCAGCTGCGCATGATCCGTGACGGTGAAGCGATGCCGGTCGAAAACCATTTGCAGCTCAATGACGAGCCTGAAGAGACCCAGACGGAAAGCGGGGAGGAAGAGTAA
- the mukB_1 gene encoding cell division protein MukB: MIERGKFRSLTLINWNGFFARTFDLDELVTTLSGGNGAGKSTTMAAFVTALIPDLTLLHFRNTTEAGATSGSRDKGLHGKLKAGVCYSVLDVINSRHQRVVVGVRLQQVAGRDRKVDIKTVRDSRVADLRPANSNADGNAERSPGARPLSPGAKREA, from the coding sequence ATGATTGAACGTGGTAAATTTCGTTCACTGACGCTGATTAACTGGAACGGTTTCTTTGCCCGAACCTTTGATCTGGATGAGCTGGTGACAACGCTCTCCGGGGGGAACGGTGCGGGTAAATCCACCACGATGGCAGCGTTTGTCACGGCGTTGATTCCCGATTTGACGCTGCTGCACTTCCGTAACACCACTGAAGCGGGAGCCACGAGCGGCTCGCGTGATAAAGGTCTGCACGGTAAGCTCAAAGCCGGCGTCTGTTATTCCGTTCTGGATGTCATCAACTCCCGCCACCAGCGCGTGGTAGTGGGCGTTCGCTTGCAACAGGTCGCTGGCCGTGACCGTAAAGTGGACATCAAAACCGTTCGCGATTCAAGGGTTGCCGACCTCCGTCCAGCCAACAGCAATGCTGACGGAAACGCTGAACGATCGCCAGGCGCGCGTCCTCTCTCTCCAGGAGCTAAAAGAGAAGCTTGA
- the mukB_2 gene encoding chromosome partition protein mukB: protein MFDLGIVARRLRSASDRSKYYRLIEASLYGGISSAITRSLRDYLLPENSGVRKAFQDMEAALRENRMTLEAIRVTQSDRDLFKHLISEATNYVAADYMRHANERRIHLDKALEYRRELFTSRKQLVAEQYKHVEMARELGEQNGAEGDLEADYQAASDHLNLVQTALRQQEKIERYEADLDELQIRLEEQNEVVAEAAEMQEENEARAEAAELEVDELKNQLADYQQALDVQQTRAIQYTQALQALQRAKELCHLPDLTPESADEWLETFQAKQQEATDKLLSLDQKMSVAQTAHSQFEQAYQLVTAINGPLARSDAWEVARELLRDGVNQRHLAEQVQPLRMRLNELEQRLREQQEAERLLAEFCKRHGKRVDIDELEALHQELEARIASLSDSVSNAGEQRMSLRQELEQLQARTQKLLQRAPVWLAAQSSLNQLSEQCGQEFESSQDVTEYLQQLLEREREAIVERDEVGARKRAIDEEIERLSQPGGAEDSRLNALAERFGGVLLSEIYDDVSLDDAPYFSALYGPSRNAIVVPDLSLIADQLEGLEECPEDLYLIEGDPQSFDDSVFSVDELEKAVVVKIADRQWRYSRFPTLPLFGRAARENRIESLHAERETLSERFATLSFDVQKTQRLHQSFSRFIGSHVAVAFEPDPEAEIRKLNTRRGELERAISLHENDNQQSRVQFEQAKEGVAALNRILPRLNLLADETLADRVDEIQERLDEAQEAARFVQQHGNQLAKLEPVLSVLQSDPEQFEQLKEDYAYSQQVQRDARQQAFALTEVVQRRAHFGYSDSAEMLSGNSDLNEKLRQRLEQAETERSRTRDALRSHAAQLSQYGQVLASLKSSFDTKKELLTDLQKELQDIGVRADSGAEERARIRRDELHSQLSNNRSRRNQLEKALTLCEAEMDNLTRRLRKLERDYHEMREQVVTAKAGWCAVMRLVKDSGVERRLHRRELAYLSGDELRSMSDKALGALRPAVADNEHLRDVLRMSEDPKRPERKIQFFVAVYQHLRERIRQDIIRTDDPVEAIEQMEIELGRLTEELTSREQKLAISSRSVANIIRKTIQREQNRIRMLNQGLQSVSFGQVNSVRLNVNVREAHATLLDVLSEQHEQHQDLFNSNRLTFSEALAKLYQRLNPQIDMGQRTPQTIGEELLDYRNYLEMEVEVNRGSDGWLRAESGALSTGEAIGTGMSILVMVVQSWEDESRRLRGKDISPCRLLFLDEAARLDARSIATLFELCDRLGMQLIIAAPENISPEKGTTYKLVRKVFQNTEHVHVVGLRGFAPQPPESLPEAADAS from the coding sequence ATGTTCGATCTGGGCATTGTTGCGCGTCGTCTGCGCAGCGCCTCGGACCGTAGCAAATACTATCGCCTGATTGAAGCCTCTCTGTACGGCGGTATTTCCAGCGCCATCACCCGCTCGTTGCGCGACTACCTGTTGCCGGAAAACAGCGGCGTGCGTAAAGCATTCCAGGATATGGAAGCCGCGCTGCGTGAAAACCGCATGACGCTGGAAGCCATTCGCGTCACCCAGTCTGACCGCGACCTGTTTAAGCACCTGATCAGCGAAGCGACCAACTACGTGGCGGCGGATTATATGCGCCACGCGAATGAACGCCGCATTCATCTGGATAAGGCGCTTGAATATCGCCGCGAGCTGTTTACTTCACGTAAACAGCTGGTAGCAGAGCAGTATAAGCACGTTGAGATGGCGCGTGAGCTGGGCGAACAGAACGGCGCTGAAGGCGATCTCGAAGCGGATTATCAGGCAGCTAGCGACCACCTGAATCTGGTGCAAACCGCCCTGCGTCAGCAGGAAAAAATTGAGCGTTACGAAGCCGATCTCGATGAGCTGCAGATTCGTCTCGAAGAACAAAATGAAGTGGTGGCAGAAGCCGCCGAGATGCAGGAAGAGAACGAAGCGCGCGCCGAAGCCGCTGAGCTGGAAGTGGATGAGCTGAAAAACCAGCTTGCCGACTATCAGCAGGCGCTTGATGTTCAGCAAACCCGTGCGATCCAGTACACCCAGGCGCTACAAGCGTTGCAGCGCGCGAAAGAGCTGTGTCATCTTCCGGATCTGACGCCAGAAAGCGCGGATGAATGGCTGGAGACATTCCAGGCAAAACAGCAAGAAGCCACAGATAAATTACTCTCTCTCGATCAGAAAATGAGCGTGGCGCAAACTGCGCACAGCCAGTTTGAACAGGCTTACCAGCTCGTTACCGCGATCAACGGTCCGTTGGCGCGAAGCGATGCGTGGGAAGTCGCGCGTGAACTTCTGCGTGACGGTGTAAACCAGCGCCATCTGGCGGAGCAGGTTCAGCCGTTGCGTATGCGTCTGAACGAACTGGAACAGCGTCTTCGGGAACAGCAGGAAGCCGAGCGTCTGCTGGCTGAGTTCTGCAAGCGCCACGGAAAACGTGTCGACATCGACGAACTGGAAGCCCTGCATCAGGAACTGGAAGCCCGTATTGCCTCTCTTTCTGACAGCGTTTCAAACGCCGGTGAGCAGCGTATGTCGCTGCGACAGGAGCTGGAACAGCTTCAGGCACGCACGCAGAAACTGCTGCAACGAGCGCCTGTCTGGTTAGCCGCGCAAAGTAGCCTCAATCAGCTCAGTGAGCAGTGCGGTCAAGAGTTTGAATCCAGCCAGGATGTCACCGAATATCTGCAGCAGTTGCTGGAGCGCGAGCGTGAAGCGATTGTTGAACGCGATGAAGTCGGCGCGCGTAAACGTGCCATTGACGAAGAAATTGAGCGCTTAAGCCAGCCCGGCGGCGCTGAAGATTCTCGTCTCAATGCGCTCGCAGAACGTTTTGGCGGCGTGCTGCTCTCTGAAATCTACGATGATGTTAGCCTGGATGATGCGCCGTACTTCTCAGCACTTTACGGCCCATCCCGAAACGCCATCGTTGTGCCGGATTTGTCCCTGATTGCCGACCAGCTTGAAGGCCTGGAAGAGTGCCCGGAAGATCTCTACCTGATCGAAGGCGATCCGCAGTCCTTTGATGACAGCGTCTTTAGCGTGGATGAGCTTGAAAAAGCGGTGGTGGTGAAAATTGCCGATCGTCAGTGGCGCTATTCCCGATTCCCAACGCTGCCGCTGTTTGGTCGTGCCGCACGCGAAAACCGTATTGAAAGTCTGCATGCGGAGCGTGAAACGCTGTCTGAGCGCTTCGCGACGTTGTCCTTTGATGTGCAGAAAACCCAGCGTTTACACCAGTCGTTCAGTCGTTTTATCGGTAGCCACGTTGCCGTCGCGTTTGAGCCCGATCCAGAAGCGGAAATCCGCAAGCTCAACACCCGTCGCGGTGAGCTTGAGCGCGCGATAAGCCTTCATGAAAACGACAACCAGCAGAGCCGCGTTCAGTTCGAACAGGCGAAAGAGGGCGTTGCAGCGCTTAACCGCATTCTGCCGCGTCTGAATCTGCTGGCCGATGAAACGCTCGCTGACCGCGTAGACGAAATCCAGGAACGCCTGGATGAAGCGCAGGAAGCCGCTCGATTTGTCCAGCAGCACGGGAATCAACTGGCGAAACTTGAGCCGGTATTATCCGTTCTGCAAAGTGACCCGGAACAGTTTGAACAGCTGAAAGAAGACTACGCGTATTCTCAGCAGGTGCAGCGCGATGCGCGTCAGCAGGCGTTTGCACTGACCGAAGTGGTGCAGCGTCGCGCTCACTTTGGCTATAGCGACTCGGCGGAAATGCTGAGCGGTAACAGCGATCTCAACGAAAAACTGCGTCAACGTCTGGAGCAAGCGGAAACGGAACGTAGCCGCACGCGTGACGCTTTGCGCAGTCATGCGGCACAGCTGAGCCAGTATGGCCAGGTTCTGGCGTCGCTGAAAAGCTCGTTTGACACCAAAAAAGAGCTGTTAACCGACCTGCAGAAAGAGCTCCAGGATATCGGCGTGCGGGCGGACAGCGGGGCTGAAGAGCGGGCGCGTATTCGTCGTGATGAACTGCACAGCCAGTTAAGCAACAACCGCTCGCGTCGCAATCAGCTGGAAAAAGCCCTGACGCTGTGTGAAGCGGAGATGGATAATCTCACTCGTCGCCTGCGCAAGCTGGAACGTGATTATCACGAAATGCGCGAGCAGGTTGTGACCGCTAAAGCGGGATGGTGTGCGGTGATGCGCCTGGTGAAAGACAGTGGCGTTGAGCGTCGTCTGCATCGCCGTGAGCTAGCCTATCTTTCCGGTGATGAGTTGCGTTCAATGTCGGATAAGGCATTGGGTGCGCTGCGCCCAGCGGTGGCGGACAACGAGCATCTGCGCGATGTGCTGCGCATGTCTGAAGATCCAAAGCGCCCGGAACGCAAAATTCAGTTCTTTGTGGCGGTGTATCAGCACCTGCGTGAGCGTATTCGTCAGGATATTATCCGCACGGACGATCCGGTTGAAGCTATCGAGCAAATGGAGATCGAGCTGGGTCGTCTGACCGAAGAGCTGACGTCTCGTGAACAGAAGCTGGCGATCAGCTCTCGCAGCGTAGCGAATATTATCCGGAAAACGATCCAGCGCGAGCAGAACCGTATTCGGATGCTCAACCAGGGTCTGCAAAGCGTGTCGTTTGGCCAGGTGAACAGCGTGCGTTTGAACGTGAACGTCCGCGAAGCTCACGCCACGCTGTTGGATGTACTTTCTGAGCAGCATGAGCAACACCAGGATCTGTTTAACAGCAATCGTCTGACCTTCTCTGAGGCGCTGGCGAAGCTCTATCAGCGCCTCAATCCGCAGATCGATATGGGGCAGCGTACGCCACAAACTATCGGCGAAGAGCTGCTGGATTACCGTAACTATCTGGAAATGGAAGTTGAGGTTAACCGCGGCTCAGACGGCTGGCTGCGTGCTGAATCCGGTGCGTTGTCGACCGGGGAAGCGATCGGTACCGGGATGTCGATTCTGGTAATGGTTGTGCAGAGCTGGGAAGACGAATCGCGCCGCCTGCGAGGGAAAGATATTTCGCCTTGCCGTCTGCTGTTCCTCGATGAGGCCGCGCGACTGGATGCCCGCTCTATCGCTACGCTGTTCGAGCTGTGCGATCGTCTGGGGATGCAGCTGATTATCGCAGCACCTGAAAACATCAGTCCTGAGAAAGGCACAACGTATAAACTGGTACGTAAAGTATTCCAGAATACTGAGCATGTGCATGTGGTGGGTCTGCGCGGCTTTGCACCGCAACCGCCGGAGTCATTACCCGAAGCAGCTGACGCGTCGTAA
- a CDS encoding ErfK/YbiS/YcfS/YnhG family protein, which yields MLLKKIRGCQLSALAVCLTVIFAPLFNAQADEPEVVPVDSSATMGSQPTSLLQPLEQSPATAIMAGIKPLPAGVDTAALHQQLQSELPSGYTPAYISQLTLLYAARDMKPMWEDRTAVRAFQQQLAEVAIAGFQPQFTAWVELLTDPAVTGMARDIVLSDAMMGYLQFVAGIPVNGNRWLYSDKAYKLATPALSVINQWQWALDQGTLPRFIASLAPAHPQYATMHQSLLKLVADTRPWPQLRGTATLRPGQWSSDVPALREILLRSGATGAEPKIALPGDDPQGVVVSPSAPAPEAKAALPTGKPAPYDRELVAAVKAFQMTQGLGSDGVIGPSTRDWLNVSPAQRAGVLALNIQRLRLLPGTLSTGIMVNIPAYSLVYYQNGSEVLASRVIVGRPDRKTPMMSSALNNVVVNPPWNVPPTLARKDILPKLWDDPGYLERHGYTVMRGWNSSQTIDPYQVDWSTITPSNLPFRFQQAPGERNSLGRYKFNMPSSDAIYLHDTPNHNLFQKDARALSSGCVRVNKASELANMLLGDAGWNDTRISDTLKEGNTRYVNIRHNIPVNLYYLTAFVGEDGRTQYRTDIYNYDLTARSGAQILSKAEQLIR from the coding sequence ATGTTGCTAAAGAAAATTCGTGGTTGTCAGCTATCAGCACTCGCTGTGTGCCTGACCGTAATATTCGCTCCACTGTTTAACGCGCAGGCCGATGAGCCTGAAGTGGTTCCGGTTGATAGCTCCGCGACGATGGGCTCGCAGCCAACTTCACTTTTACAGCCGCTGGAGCAGTCTCCCGCGACAGCCATTATGGCAGGTATTAAACCTCTGCCCGCAGGTGTCGATACCGCAGCGCTTCACCAGCAGCTGCAATCCGAGCTGCCGTCGGGCTATACACCCGCGTATATCAGCCAACTGACATTGCTCTATGCCGCGCGCGACATGAAGCCGATGTGGGAAGATCGCACTGCCGTGCGCGCTTTCCAGCAGCAACTGGCCGAAGTGGCGATTGCGGGTTTTCAGCCGCAATTCACCGCGTGGGTTGAACTGTTGACTGACCCCGCTGTGACGGGAATGGCGCGGGATATCGTGCTTTCCGACGCCATGATGGGTTATCTCCAGTTTGTCGCCGGGATTCCGGTCAATGGCAACCGTTGGCTTTATAGCGATAAAGCGTACAAGTTGGCGACGCCTGCACTCTCTGTGATTAACCAGTGGCAATGGGCACTCGATCAGGGAACCTTACCGCGTTTTATCGCCAGCCTTGCGCCAGCACACCCGCAATATGCCACGATGCATCAGTCCTTGCTTAAGCTGGTGGCCGATACGCGACCGTGGCCACAACTGCGCGGCACCGCTACGCTGCGACCAGGCCAATGGAGCAGTGATGTGCCTGCGTTGCGTGAAATACTATTGCGTTCAGGCGCAACTGGGGCAGAACCGAAAATTGCACTCCCCGGTGATGATCCGCAAGGTGTTGTGGTGAGCCCGTCCGCGCCTGCGCCTGAAGCGAAAGCCGCGTTACCGACCGGTAAACCCGCGCCATACGATCGCGAGCTGGTGGCAGCAGTAAAAGCATTCCAGATGACGCAGGGCCTCGGGTCTGATGGCGTAATTGGCCCATCAACGCGCGACTGGCTAAATGTCTCTCCGGCGCAGCGAGCAGGAGTACTGGCACTCAATATTCAGCGTCTGAGACTCCTCCCAGGAACGCTCTCGACTGGCATTATGGTGAACATACCGGCGTATTCGCTGGTGTATTACCAGAATGGCAGTGAAGTCCTTGCGTCACGCGTTATCGTTGGGCGCCCGGATCGTAAAACGCCGATGATGAGCAGCGCGCTCAACAACGTGGTCGTCAACCCGCCATGGAACGTCCCGCCGACGCTGGCACGCAAAGATATTCTGCCGAAGTTGTGGGATGACCCTGGTTATCTTGAACGTCACGGCTATACCGTGATGCGCGGCTGGAACAGCAGCCAGACCATCGATCCGTATCAGGTTGACTGGTCAACGATAACGCCATCAAACCTGCCATTCCGCTTCCAGCAAGCGCCGGGTGAGCGCAATTCGCTAGGCCGGTATAAATTCAATATGCCGAGCTCGGACGCGATCTACCTGCACGATACGCCGAACCATAACTTATTCCAGAAGGATGCGCGTGCGCTGAGCTCCGGCTGTGTGCGCGTGAATAAAGCGTCTGAACTGGCAAATATGTTGTTGGGCGATGCGGGGTGGAACGACACGCGGATTTCAGACACGCTCAAAGAGGGGAATACGCGCTACGTTAATATTCGACACAATATTCCGGTTAATCTTTACTATCTGACCGCGTTTGTTGGCGAAGATGGGCGTACTCAGTATCGTACAGATATTTACAATTATGATCTCACCGCGCGATCCGGCGCACAAATTTTGTCAAAAGCTGAACAATTAATCAGGTAA
- a CDS encoding FIG001587: exported protein yields MDKFDANRRKLLALGGVALGAAAILPTPAFATLSTPRPRILTLNNLHTGESIKAEFFDGRGYIQDELAKLNHFFRDYRANKIKAIDPGLFDQLFRLQGLLGTRNPVQLVSGYRSLDTNNELRAHSRGVAKKSYHTKGQAMDFHIEGISLANIRKAALSLRAGGVGYYPRSNFVHIDTGPNRHW; encoded by the coding sequence ATGGACAAATTTGACGCTAATCGCCGCAAACTGCTGGCGTTAGGTGGTGTTGCGCTCGGCGCTGCGGCCATCTTGCCTACGCCAGCATTTGCCACCCTCTCGACACCTCGTCCGCGTATTTTGACGTTGAATAACCTGCACACCGGTGAGTCAATTAAGGCGGAGTTTTTTGATGGCAGAGGCTATATTCAGGATGAATTAGCAAAACTAAACCATTTTTTCCGTGACTATCGCGCGAATAAAATAAAAGCCATCGACCCAGGATTATTTGATCAGCTTTTCCGCCTTCAGGGATTGCTTGGAACGCGCAACCCCGTGCAACTCGTTTCCGGTTATCGTTCGCTCGATACCAATAATGAATTGCGAGCCCATAGCCGTGGGGTAGCTAAAAAAAGTTATCACACGAAAGGGCAGGCGATGGATTTTCATATTGAAGGCATTTCATTAGCCAATATTCGCAAAGCCGCGTTATCTCTGCGCGCAGGTGGTGTAGGATATTACCCACGTAGCAACTTTGTGCATATTGATACCGGGCCAAATCGGCACTGGTAA
- a CDS encoding beta-lactamase domain-containing protein, whose translation MNYRIIPVTAFSQNCSLIWCEQTKLAALVDPGGDAEKIKQEVAASGVTLMQILLTHGHLDHVGAAAELAQHYGVPVIGPEKEDEFWLQGLPAQSRMFGLDECLPLTPDRWLEEGESVNVGNVTLQILHCPGHTPGHIVFFDDQSRLLISGDVIFKGGVGRSDFPRGDHGQLIQSIKQKLLPLGDDVTFIAGHGPMSTLGYERLHNPFLQDEMPVW comes from the coding sequence ATGAACTATCGTATTATTCCGGTGACTGCGTTCTCCCAGAACTGTTCGCTTATCTGGTGTGAACAAACCAAACTGGCCGCGCTTGTCGATCCCGGCGGAGATGCTGAGAAGATCAAGCAAGAAGTCGCAGCGTCCGGCGTGACGTTGATGCAGATTTTGCTAACCCATGGTCACCTTGATCATGTGGGGGCGGCGGCTGAACTGGCGCAACATTACGGTGTGCCGGTGATTGGACCGGAAAAAGAAGATGAGTTCTGGCTGCAAGGGTTGCCCGCCCAAAGCCGCATGTTTGGCCTCGATGAGTGTCTACCGTTGACACCCGATCGTTGGCTAGAAGAGGGCGAAAGCGTGAACGTCGGGAATGTGACGTTACAGATATTGCATTGCCCGGGCCACACGCCGGGGCATATCGTTTTCTTTGATGACCAATCGCGTTTGCTGATCTCAGGCGACGTGATTTTCAAAGGTGGCGTAGGACGCAGCGATTTTCCACGCGGCGATCACGGACAGTTAATTCAGTCAATTAAACAGAAGCTGTTGCCGTTGGGCGACGACGTGACGTTTATTGCGGGGCATGGACCGATGTCGACGCTGGGATATGAGCGTTTGCACAATCCGTTCCTGCAGGATGAAATGCCTGTCTGGTAA
- the aspC gene encoding aromatic amino acid aminotransferase gives MFENITAAPADPILGLADLFRADDRPTKINLGIGVYKDETGKTPVLTSVKKAEQYLLENENTKNYLGIDGIPEFGHCTQELLFGKGNAIISDKRARTAQTPGGTGALRVAADFLAKNTSVKRVWVSNPSWPNHKSVFNSAGLEVCEYAYYDAVNHTLDFDGLLASLNEAQAGDVVLFHGCCHNPTGIDPTLEQWETLAKLSAEKGWLPLFDFAYQGFARGLEEDAEGLRAFAALHQELIVASSYSKNFGLYNERVGACTLVASDEQTVDRAFSQMKSVIRANYSNPPAHGASVVATILSNDALRAIWEQELNDMRQRIQRMRLLFVNTLAEKGADRDFSFITRQNGMFSFSGLTKEQVLRLREEFGVYAVASGRVNVAGMTPDNMAPLCEAIVAVL, from the coding sequence ATGTTTGAGAACATTACCGCTGCCCCTGCCGACCCTATTCTGGGCCTGGCCGATCTGTTTCGTGCTGATGACCGTCCGACCAAAATTAATCTGGGGATTGGTGTCTATAAAGATGAGACCGGCAAGACACCGGTTCTGACCAGTGTTAAAAAGGCCGAGCAGTATCTGCTGGAAAATGAAAATACCAAAAATTACCTCGGCATTGATGGTATTCCGGAATTTGGTCATTGCACTCAGGAACTGCTGTTTGGCAAAGGCAACGCGATTATCAGCGATAAACGTGCTCGCACAGCGCAAACACCTGGCGGTACTGGCGCACTGCGCGTCGCGGCGGATTTCCTTGCAAAAAATACCTCTGTCAAGCGCGTCTGGGTAAGTAATCCTAGCTGGCCGAACCATAAAAGCGTGTTTAATTCCGCGGGTCTGGAAGTGTGTGAATACGCCTATTATGACGCGGTGAATCACACCCTGGATTTTGACGGCCTGCTGGCAAGCCTGAATGAAGCGCAAGCGGGTGACGTTGTTCTGTTCCATGGCTGCTGCCACAACCCAACCGGTATTGATCCTACGCTTGAGCAGTGGGAAACGCTGGCAAAACTGTCTGCTGAAAAAGGCTGGCTGCCGCTGTTCGATTTCGCCTATCAGGGCTTTGCTCGCGGCCTGGAAGAAGATGCTGAAGGCCTGCGCGCTTTTGCTGCGCTGCATCAGGAGCTGATTGTCGCAAGTTCCTATTCCAAGAACTTTGGCCTGTACAATGAGCGCGTAGGCGCCTGTACGCTGGTTGCGTCTGATGAGCAGACCGTTGACCGTGCCTTTAGCCAGATGAAATCCGTTATTCGTGCCAACTACTCGAACCCACCGGCGCACGGTGCTTCCGTGGTTGCGACAATTCTCAGCAATGACGCGCTGCGCGCCATCTGGGAACAAGAGCTAAACGATATGCGCCAGCGTATCCAGCGTATGCGTCTGCTGTTCGTGAACACGCTGGCGGAGAAAGGCGCGGATCGCGATTTCAGCTTCATTACCAGGCAGAACGGGATGTTCTCGTTTAGCGGCTTGACCAAAGAGCAGGTTCTGCGTCTGCGCGAGGAGTTCGGTGTCTACGCTGTCGCTTCTGGTCGCGTCAACGTTGCGGGTATGACGCCCGATAATATGGCGCCACTTTGCGAAGCCATTGTCGCAGTACTGTAA
- the ompF gene encoding porin translates to MMKRNILAVVIPALLVAGAANAAEIYNKNGNKLDFYGKVVGEHGFTTSGEHANADSSYGQIGFKGETQVNDQVTGYGQWEYRARAGAAEGDQTNVTRLAFAGIKVSDAGSLDYGRNYGIVYDVESYTDMAPSFSGETWGGGYTDNYMTSRSTGLLTYRNSNFFGLVDGLNFGVQYQGKNDRTDNLNKANGDGVGLSLGYEFGEGFGLIGAYSTANRTVEQKKDGKGDEAQSWAVGAKYDANNIYLATVYAETRNMSILGNSGEKNTANDDGEFYNVANKTQNFEVIAQYQFDFGLRPSVSYVQSKGKDLNGIGDRDLAKYITTGATYYFNKNFNVYGDYRFNLLDDKDADTSWVGSDNQATVGVTYQF, encoded by the coding sequence ATGATGAAGCGCAATATCCTGGCAGTGGTTATCCCTGCCCTGCTGGTAGCCGGTGCAGCAAACGCTGCAGAAATCTATAACAAAAACGGCAACAAACTGGACTTCTACGGTAAAGTTGTTGGTGAGCATGGCTTCACCACTTCTGGCGAACACGCAAATGCTGACTCCTCTTACGGCCAGATTGGCTTTAAAGGCGAAACTCAGGTTAACGATCAGGTAACTGGTTACGGTCAGTGGGAATATCGTGCACGTGCTGGCGCTGCTGAAGGCGATCAGACTAACGTGACTCGTCTGGCATTCGCGGGTATCAAAGTTTCTGACGCAGGTTCTTTGGACTACGGTCGTAACTACGGCATCGTTTACGATGTTGAGTCTTACACCGATATGGCTCCATCCTTCTCCGGCGAAACCTGGGGTGGCGGTTATACCGATAACTACATGACCAGCCGTTCTACCGGCCTGCTGACCTACCGTAACAGCAACTTCTTCGGTCTGGTTGATGGTCTGAACTTCGGCGTTCAGTACCAGGGTAAAAACGACCGCACTGACAACCTGAATAAAGCAAATGGCGACGGCGTTGGTCTGTCTCTGGGTTACGAGTTCGGTGAAGGCTTCGGTCTGATCGGTGCATACTCCACTGCAAACCGTACTGTTGAGCAGAAAAAAGACGGCAAAGGTGACGAAGCTCAATCTTGGGCTGTTGGCGCGAAATACGACGCAAACAACATCTACCTGGCAACCGTGTATGCAGAAACTCGCAACATGAGCATCCTGGGTAACAGCGGCGAGAAAAATACCGCAAATGACGATGGTGAGTTCTACAACGTAGCTAACAAAACTCAGAACTTTGAAGTTATCGCTCAGTACCAGTTCGATTTCGGCCTGCGTCCTTCCGTATCTTACGTTCAGTCTAAAGGCAAAGACCTGAACGGTATCGGCGACCGCGACCTGGCTAAATACATCACCACTGGCGCGACTTACTACTTCAACAAGAACTTCAACGTATACGGTGACTACCGTTTCAACCTGTTGGATGACAAAGACGCAGACACTAGCTGGGTTGGTTCTGACAACCAGGCAACTGTTGGTGTAACTTACCAGTTCTAA